GAGTCCGCGCTAGGCGTAAAAACTGGATTGTTGGGTACAATAGCGCCTTCTCTGTCCGCATAAGTCTATGATAAGCGTATCGAACATTGCTGGCGATGGACTACTTCTCCGCCGCCATCGCCGCGAAGGAGGCTTCGGCTGCTTCCAGCGTCAGATCGATGTCTGCATCTGTGTGCGCGGTGGTCAGGAACCAGGCCTCATATTTGGACGGGGCCAGGTTAATGCCGCGGCTGAGCATGTGGCGGAAGAAGCTGGCGAACAGCTCGCCGTCAGTATCCTGCGCTTCATCATAATTCGTGACCGGATGGCTGCAGAAGTGCGTCGAGAAGGCGCCGCGAATCCGGTTGATGGTCAGCGGAATGCCATGGCGGTCAGCGGAGGCCTGAAGTCCGTCGGTCAGGCGGACCGCCAGCCGTTCCATCTCGTCATAGACGCCTTCGGAGCTGAGCACCTCCAGGCAGGCAATACCGGCGGAGATAGAGGCCGGGTTGCCGGCCATCGTGCCGGCCTGGTAAGCCGGACCGAGCGGAGCGACCTGCTCCATGACATGCTTCCGTCCGCCATATGCGCCGATGGGCAGCCCGCCGCCGATGATTTTGCCGAGAGCTGTCAGGTCGGGGATGATCTCCTCATGATTCTCAAGTCCGGCATAGGTCTGAGTGGAGCCATAATGGAAACGGAAGGCGGTGATGACTTCATCATAGATGACCAGGGAGCCGTTATCATGGGTCAGCTTGCACAGGCCCTCCAGGAAGCCCGGCTGCGGCATGACCATCCCGAAGTTGCCGACAATCGGCTCAACCATCACGGCGGCAACATCCTTACCCCAGGTCTCTAGCGCTTCACGCAGGGCGTCCAGATTATTGAACGGAACGGTGATGACCTCCTGGGCAATACTGGCCGGAACGCCCGCGCTGTCCGGGATGCCGAGCGTGGATGGACCTGAACCTGCGGCGACCAGCACCAGGTCGGAGTGGCCGTGATAGCAGCCGGCGAACTTGATGATTTTGCTGCGCTTGGTGTAGGCGCGGGCTACGCGGATGGTTGTCATTACCGCTTCGGTGCCTGAGTTGACGAACCGCACCTTGTCCATGGAGGGGATCGCTTCCTTCAGCATCTTGGCCAGCTTGATTTCAAGCTGAGTCGGCGTGCCGTAGAGCAGCCCGTTCTGTGCAGCCTCTGTAATGGCAGCGGTGATATGCGGGTGGGCATGTCCGGTAATGATCGGGCCATAGGCGGCCAGATAATCGATATATTCATTGCCGTCCTCATCCCAGAAGCGTGAGCCTCCGGCGCGTTTCATGAATACGGGAGCACCGCCGCCCACGGCCTTGAAGGAGCGGGAGGGACTGTTCACGCCTCCGACGATATGCTGGAGCGCTTCCTGGTATAGCTGTTCTGATGTACTGCGGTTCATAGGGTATGTTCCTTTCTTCTTGGCTTGTGCGCAAGGGAAAGGGCGAACCGCGGCTGATTCCCGCTGTCCGCCCGCCCCGTGTGCCAAGCATGGTTATATTGGGTGCTACTTCGTTCCCGGTGTTGCTGACGGGCTGCTGCCCGGAGAAGCCTCTGCGTCAGGAGCAGGGGTTGGCGTCGGGTCCGGCGCTGTCATTGTATCCTGAACGAACTGCTTCAGCGCCCGCTCGCTGCTGAAGCTGATCACCTGGGAGCCGTCCTTGAGGGTCTTCTCCCGGATCAGCTTCATCGGCGGGATCTGTGCACTGCCGCCCATAGAGCTGTCATAACCTACCGTTGCCAGCTTCCACATGTCATTAACATCAAGGTTCGTGTCGATATACGGCGTGACCTGACCGAGAATATTCGGCAGCTTGATGATCGAAGTGGTGCTGATTACCTTGTCCGCCACCGCTTTGAGGAAGCCGCGCTGGCGCTCGGTCCGGGTGAAGTCAGAGGTGGCATCGTGACGGAAGCGCACATATTGCAGCGCCATTTTGCCGTCCAGGTGCTGGAAGCCTTTTTTGAGATCAATGTCGTATTCCGGACCGTCTGCCTTGGTGGTGTAGTGCATGTCCTTCTCGACCTCATAGTCCACACCGCCCACGGCATCCACCAGCTTAATGAAGCCCTGGAAATCGGTATAGACATAATATTGAATCGGAATGCCGAGCAGGTCGCTTACCGTCTGCATCGCCGTATTGGGTCCGTAAGTAATGGCAGCGTTGATCCGCTGGGTCCCGTGGTCAGGAATATCAACATACGTATCGCGCAGAATAGAGAAGACATAGAACTTCTTCTTCACCGGGTCCAGAGAGGCCACCAGCATCGTATCCGAGCGCGGAACCTCGCCCTTCTTCACCCCGCGGGCATCCACGCCCATCAGCAGGATGTTAACCGGCTCTGTGCCCTCCCATTCAGGGGGCTTAACCGCCTCCGCCGAGGGTGTAGGAACATTAGCAAACGGAGAATCGTCGCCTGTCTTGTGCAGATTATCGAGCTGGTTGTAGATTGCGGTGAAATAATAAACCAGACCTCCTATAATTAGAAGGAGGAAGATTGCCAGAGTCCAGAGCAGCGTTTTCTTCTTTGACTTGCCGGCCTTTGCGTGCCGGTTCTTTCTTGGCGGCATTTCGTTCGTCCTTTCCGGTTCGCAGTCTCTACATTATAATTTCTTTTGGGAAGACGCGTCAATTTCAGGTTCACCAACTATATCGGCAAGGAGTGGATTCTACATGAATATTACCATCGGCCAGGAGGTCCCCGACTTCACGCTCCCCGCATCCACCGGGCGGGAGATTACTCTAAGCGAATACCGCGGCAGGAAGGTGCTGCTCTACTTCTATCCCAAGGACAATACCCCGGCCTGCACACAAGAGGCGTGTGACTTCCGCGACGCCCATGATACCCTGTCTGCGCATGGAGCCGTGGTTCTTGGTATCAGCACCGATCCCATAGCTGCGCACGGCAAATTCAGCACGAAGCTCAGCCTGCCGTTTCCGCTGCTGTCCGATGAGGAGCATAAGGTCAGCGAGCTGTTCGGCGTATGGCAGCAGAAGAAGCTCTACGGCAAGGAATTCATGGGCATCGTCCGCTCGACCTTCCTGATTGATGAGGACGGAATTCTGCGGGCTGAGTGGCGCAAGGTCCGGGTGAAGGGCCATGTGGACGCAGCATTGGAACAAATCGTGAAATAATCAGTATGCTGGGAATTAATTGCATTTGTCTGTTACATTTCTAACAGCCTGGGTCAGGCGCTCTCATGATATAGTTGCCTCATATTACTTCAAATTTGGAGCAAGGTATGGGGGATAGCATGAAAATACTGCGTATAGGGCTAGACGTCGGTTCCACTACGGCCAAATTGGTGGTCATGGAGCAGGGTACCATTATATATCAGGATTATGTGCGTCATTTCAGCGATATCAAAAAAGCAGCCATCACCCTCCTGTCAGATGTGCAGCAGAGATTCCCGGATCGCGAAGCGGCGCTTACGGTAAGCGGTTCCTCCGGCCTGTCCTTATCCAAGCTGGGGGAGATTCCGTTTGTCCAGGAGGTCATTGCCTGCACCAGAGCGATAAGTGAGCGGATTCCGCAGTGCGATACCGCGATTGAGCTGGGCGGAGAGGATGCGAAGATCATCTATCTCAGCGGCGGGGTGGAACAGCGGATGAATACTGCCTGTGCCGGCGGCACCGGAGCGTTCATCGATCAGATGGCCTCGCTGCTCCAGACCGATCCTGGCGGGCTGAATGAGCTGGCCGTGAAATATGAACGGATCTATCCGATTGCCTCGCGCTGCGGCGTATTCGCGAAGAGTGATGTGCAGCCGCTGCTGAATGAAGGGGCGCGCCGTGAGGATGTGGCGGCTTCGATCTTCCAGAGCATCGTGAACCAGACGATCAGCGGTCTTGCCTGCGGGCGGCCGATCCGCGGCCGCGTCGCGTTCCTGGGCGGACCGCTGACCTTCCTGTCCGCGCTCCGCGACCGGTTCACGGAGACGCTGGGGCTGGGGGAGGGCGAGGTGCTGTTCCCGGAGCACTCGCAATATTTCGTGGCCATCGGCTCGGCACTGGCGCCGTCTGATCCCCTGTTCCTGCCGCTCTCCGGCTGGATCTCCCGGATTGCGGCGGTCGACTTCTCGCTGGACCGGGCGGAGGATGCCGAGCTGGCTCCGCTGTTCGGGACGCCCGACGAGCTGGCCCAGTTCAGGCTCCGTCACCGCGCGGCAACGGCACCGCGTGCGGAGCTATCTGCCTATCGGGGGCCGGTCTATCTCGGAATTGATGCCGGCTCGACAACCACCAAGCTGGTGGTTACCGGTGCGGCAGACGAAATTCTGCACACCTTCTATGGAAGCAACAAGGGCAATCCGCTGCAATCGGTTACGGATGCGCTGAAGGAGATTTACCGGGTGCTGCCCTCCGGCTGCCATATTGCCGGGGCGTACGCTACCGGTTACGGCGAGGGTCTGGTCAAGGCCGCCCTGCGGCTTGACGGCGGCGAGGTGGAGACGGTGGCCCATTACAAGGCGGCCTCCCGGTTCATGCCGGAGGTAGACTTCATCCTCGATATCGGCGGCCAGGATATGAAGTGCATCAAGATCAGGGGCGGGGCTATCGACAGCCTGATGCTGAATGAAGCCTGCTCGGCAGGCTGCGGCTCCTTCCTGGAGAGCTTCGCTTCCGCGCTGGAGCTTGGCATTGAGGCGTTCGCAGAGGCGGCGCTCGAAGCCCGGAAGCCGGTCAACCTCGGCTCCCGCTGCACCGTATTCATGAACTCCAAGGTGAAGCAGGTTCAGAAGGAAGGGGCGACGCTGGCCGACCTCTCGGCCGGGCTGGCTTATTCTGTGGTGAAGAATGCGCTGCAGAAGGTCATCAAAATCCGCAACCCCGAGGACCTGGGACGCAGCATCATTGTTCAGGGCGGCACCTTCTATAATGAAGCTGTGCTGCGGGCGTTCGAGCTGCTGACGGGGCGTACGGTGGTTAGACCCGATATCGCAGGTGTAATGGGTGCCTACGGCTGCGCGCTGATCGCCAGAGAACAGGCTGCCCCGGAAGGAATCAGCACGATTCTGGGACCGGAGGAATTGGAGAGCTTCACTTATTCCGTTGCACCCGGCCGCTGCAGCCGCTGCGCCAATAACTGTGCGCTGACGATCAGCCGCTTCCCCGATAAGAGCTTCCATGTGACAGGCAACCGCTGTGAGCGGGGAGCCGGCGGCAAGAAGGAGAAGAACAGCCTGCCGAATCTGATGCAGTATAAATATGAACGCTTCTTCGACTATGAAGGCTTGCCCGAAGTGGCGGCGGTTCGGGGGACGGTCGGCATCCCGCGCACGATGAATATGTTCGAGAATTATCCGTTCTGGCACACCTTCTTCACTTCTCTGCGTTACCGGACGGTGCTGTCCCCCAAATCAAGCAAAAAGCTGTATGAGCGCGGTATGGATACCATTCCCTCGGAGTCGATCTGCTATCCGGCGAAGATGGCGCACGGGCATGTGCAGCACCTGATCGGGCAGGGTGTGGACTTCATTTTCTACCCGGCGGTGGTCTATGAGAAGAAGGAGGATGACGCGGCCCAGAATCATTTCAATTGTCCGGTTGTTGCCTCCTATCCCGAGGTGATCCGCAATAATATGGATGGGCTGAAGGAGCAGGGTGTGCCGCTGATCAGCCCGTTCCTGACCTTCGATGATATTCCGGCTCTGACCCGGGTTCTGGCAAGAACGTTCCCGGAGGTTCCGAGGGAAGAGATTGCTGCGGCTGTCCAGGCCGGACTGGCTGAGGCTGACCAGGCGAAGAATGATGTGCGCAGCAAGGGCGAAGAGACGCTGGTCTTCCTCTCGGAGACAGGCACGAAGGGAATCTTGCTGTGCGGACATCCCTACCATGCCGACCCGGAGATCAACCACGGGATTGCCGATATGATTACCGGGATGGGGTTGGCTGTACTGACCGAGGATTCCATCTGCCATCTGGACCGCAGTGAGGGGGACGTGGGGGTAGTGAACCAATGGACCTACCATGCGCGGATGTACCGTGCGGCCCGGCTGGCGGCTTCAAGGGACGATCTGGAGCTGGTCCAGCTCACCTCGTTCGGCTGCGGAATCGATGCGATTACCTGTGACGCGGTTCAGGAGATCATGGAGCGGCACAACAAGGTCTACACGCTCATCAAAATCGACGAAATCAGCAACCTGGGAGCCGCCCGCATCCGCCTGCGCTCCCTGCAGGCTGCGATGCGCGAGCGCGAAAAGGGCGAAGTGAGACCGCAGCTGCTCTATAAGCCGCAGCCGGGTGTGCCGTTCACGAAGGAAATGAAGGATACCTACACCATTCTCGCTCCGCAGATGTCGCCGATTCACTTCGAGCTGTTCGAGCGGGTCTTCCAGGATGCCGGCTACCGGTTGAAGATTCTGGAATCAACCGGCCCGCAGGAGACGGAGGAAGGGCTGCGGTATGTCAATAATGATGCCTGTTATCCGGCGATTGTCACGATCGGGCAGATACTGTCCGCTCTGAAAAGCGGGGATTATGATCCTGACCGGACCGCAGTCATTATGTCGCAGACCGGCGGGGGCTGCCGGGCGACTAACTACATCTCCCTGCTGCGCAAGGCGCTGAAGGATGCAGGTCTGGGGCAGATTCCCGTGATTTCCCTGAATGCCTCCGGGATGGAGAACCAGCCGGGCTTCCGCATCAGTCTGAAGCTGGCGAACCGTCTGATTGCTGCAGCGTGCTACGGGGATCTGATGATGCGTCTGCTGCACCGCTTCCGGCCGTATGAAGCTGTTCCGGGAAGTGCGGAAGCCCTTTTCCGCCAAGGCATGGAGCGCTGTAAGAGCAGCCTGTCGACCTTCTCCTTCCGCGAATATAAGCGGCTGACACGCGAGATTGTCGGGGAATTCTCCCGTCTGCCGGTGATTCAGGCCGAGAAGCCCAAGGTCGGCATTGTCGGGGAGATTCTGATCAAGTTCCACCCGGACGCGAACAACCGGATCATCGATATGATTGAGGCGGAAGGCGGAGAGGCGGTCATGCCGGACTTCCTGGATTTCATCTTCTATTGTGTCTACAATCCGATCTACAAGGCCGAACAATTCGGCAAAAGCAAACGGCTGGGCTACATCAATCCCATGCTGATCTCGTATCTCGAAATCTACCGCAAGCCGGTTAAGGTGGCGCTGGAGCAGGCCGGCCTGTCCAAGGGCCGGGAGAATATCTACGGCCTGGCCGAGAAGGCGGGCCGGCTCGTATCTGTCGGGAATCAGATGGGCGAAGGCTGGTTCCTGACGGCTGAAATGATGGACCTGCTGGATAACGGAGTGAATAATATCGCCTGCATCCAGCCGTTCGCCTGCCTGCCGAACCACATTACCGGGCGCGGGATGATTAAGGGACTGAAGGATCTGTATCCGGGCGCGAACATCGTCGCCATCGACTACGATGCCGGGGTCAGCGTGGTGAACCAGGCCAACCGCATCAAGCTGATGATGTCGATTGCCAGCGGCCTGACCAGCGGGAAGCAGGCGGCAGAGGAACTGATGCCGCTGTCCCCGGCGCTGGCGGGCAGTGTAGGCTGCCAAGGGTAGGTATAAATATAGCGGACCGGTAAATATGCCGGTCCGCTTGTTTGATATGCAGAAAAACGAATATAATGCGTACTGCTGCGGTGAGAGAAGGGCCCCATTGCACCACAGCCAGTAACATTTATATGGAAATCCTGCAAAAGGTGCAACAATACAGTCTCATAGAAGCGGCCTATGCGGAAATCCTGCACCAAATGCAACAAATCGAGCGCCAACTTACTCTAACCACCGAAATTTCTGCAAATAATGCAACAATCCTCCACAGCCAGTAACATTTATAGAAAGATCCTGCAAAAGGTGCAACAATGCTCCCGTACACGCCCAAACGCAGGCCGAATCTCTATGGAAAACCGAACACAATGAGACCGGAGGCGGCGCGTGGGCCAAATGTAATCGAAAAACCGATCACATTGGCTTGCGCGAGGTAAGCGGGCCGGATGCAGGCCGGGAGCCAACGAGGGGCGGAAGTGTCCCTCTGAATTGGCGGGATGCCTCCAAAATTACTTCTGCTTCTGCAGCTTCTCCTTCACGCGCATCGCTTTATTCAGGTGGACGAATGGATGCCGGGTGGCCGGCATCAGCACCAGGCCGGCTGTCGTTTTGCCCGCCCAATAATCAAGCAGCCACTGCTCCGACTCCAGGACAGCCTGCTCCTCCCTGACTCTGCTGAACTGAGCCGCACTGGCCTTGGCTGTGAACTGTCCCGGCTCCAGCGCAGCAATGACCGAACGCGTCCGCTTCGCGACAGCGTGCCGGTACGCTGCCAATGCCTCCAGATCTATCGCCCCGCTAAGGGCGGCGATATCCTGCCCGCTCATCCCGTTGCCGGAATGAACGTAAGGAATCCCCAGCCTCCGGGTATACTGACCCGAGTGCAGCACCTGCTCACTGTCCGCAACCAGCAGATTCATGGTAATATCCTCAATCCGTGCGCTGTGCCAGAGATGCCAGGCGATGGAGTTGCGGCTGCCGGGGGTTTTCACAGGATAACTGCGCACGGTCTGCTCCAGCAGCTGATCCCATAAGCAATCCTCATAAGTTACCGGTTCCCCGCCGCCGTCTTCCGGAGCGTACAGGGCAGAATGCAGCGCAAGGAAGATTGTGACGGCTGCCGTATGCGCTTCAGGCCTCATAATAATTCCGGATAATTTTTTATGCTGACCGTTCCAGTGATTCCGCTGTTCCTGGTTCATTTTCATGG
This region of Paenibacillus sp. FSL K6-1096 genomic DNA includes:
- a CDS encoding glutamate-1-semialdehyde 2,1-aminomutase; protein product: MNRSTSEQLYQEALQHIVGGVNSPSRSFKAVGGGAPVFMKRAGGSRFWDEDGNEYIDYLAAYGPIITGHAHPHITAAITEAAQNGLLYGTPTQLEIKLAKMLKEAIPSMDKVRFVNSGTEAVMTTIRVARAYTKRSKIIKFAGCYHGHSDLVLVAAGSGPSTLGIPDSAGVPASIAQEVITVPFNNLDALREALETWGKDVAAVMVEPIVGNFGMVMPQPGFLEGLCKLTHDNGSLVIYDEVITAFRFHYGSTQTYAGLENHEEIIPDLTALGKIIGGGLPIGAYGGRKHVMEQVAPLGPAYQAGTMAGNPASISAGIACLEVLSSEGVYDEMERLAVRLTDGLQASADRHGIPLTINRIRGAFSTHFCSHPVTNYDEAQDTDGELFASFFRHMLSRGINLAPSKYEAWFLTTAHTDADIDLTLEAAEASFAAMAAEK
- a CDS encoding LCP family protein gives rise to the protein MPPRKNRHAKAGKSKKKTLLWTLAIFLLLIIGGLVYYFTAIYNQLDNLHKTGDDSPFANVPTPSAEAVKPPEWEGTEPVNILLMGVDARGVKKGEVPRSDTMLVASLDPVKKKFYVFSILRDTYVDIPDHGTQRINAAITYGPNTAMQTVSDLLGIPIQYYVYTDFQGFIKLVDAVGGVDYEVEKDMHYTTKADGPEYDIDLKKGFQHLDGKMALQYVRFRHDATSDFTRTERQRGFLKAVADKVISTTSIIKLPNILGQVTPYIDTNLDVNDMWKLATVGYDSSMGGSAQIPPMKLIREKTLKDGSQVISFSSERALKQFVQDTMTAPDPTPTPAPDAEASPGSSPSATPGTK
- the bcp gene encoding thioredoxin-dependent thiol peroxidase, giving the protein MNITIGQEVPDFTLPASTGREITLSEYRGRKVLLYFYPKDNTPACTQEACDFRDAHDTLSAHGAVVLGISTDPIAAHGKFSTKLSLPFPLLSDEEHKVSELFGVWQQKKLYGKEFMGIVRSTFLIDEDGILRAEWRKVRVKGHVDAALEQIVK
- a CDS encoding acyl-CoA dehydratase activase-related protein — encoded protein: MKILRIGLDVGSTTAKLVVMEQGTIIYQDYVRHFSDIKKAAITLLSDVQQRFPDREAALTVSGSSGLSLSKLGEIPFVQEVIACTRAISERIPQCDTAIELGGEDAKIIYLSGGVEQRMNTACAGGTGAFIDQMASLLQTDPGGLNELAVKYERIYPIASRCGVFAKSDVQPLLNEGARREDVAASIFQSIVNQTISGLACGRPIRGRVAFLGGPLTFLSALRDRFTETLGLGEGEVLFPEHSQYFVAIGSALAPSDPLFLPLSGWISRIAAVDFSLDRAEDAELAPLFGTPDELAQFRLRHRAATAPRAELSAYRGPVYLGIDAGSTTTKLVVTGAADEILHTFYGSNKGNPLQSVTDALKEIYRVLPSGCHIAGAYATGYGEGLVKAALRLDGGEVETVAHYKAASRFMPEVDFILDIGGQDMKCIKIRGGAIDSLMLNEACSAGCGSFLESFASALELGIEAFAEAALEARKPVNLGSRCTVFMNSKVKQVQKEGATLADLSAGLAYSVVKNALQKVIKIRNPEDLGRSIIVQGGTFYNEAVLRAFELLTGRTVVRPDIAGVMGAYGCALIAREQAAPEGISTILGPEELESFTYSVAPGRCSRCANNCALTISRFPDKSFHVTGNRCERGAGGKKEKNSLPNLMQYKYERFFDYEGLPEVAAVRGTVGIPRTMNMFENYPFWHTFFTSLRYRTVLSPKSSKKLYERGMDTIPSESICYPAKMAHGHVQHLIGQGVDFIFYPAVVYEKKEDDAAQNHFNCPVVASYPEVIRNNMDGLKEQGVPLISPFLTFDDIPALTRVLARTFPEVPREEIAAAVQAGLAEADQAKNDVRSKGEETLVFLSETGTKGILLCGHPYHADPEINHGIADMITGMGLAVLTEDSICHLDRSEGDVGVVNQWTYHARMYRAARLAASRDDLELVQLTSFGCGIDAITCDAVQEIMERHNKVYTLIKIDEISNLGAARIRLRSLQAAMREREKGEVRPQLLYKPQPGVPFTKEMKDTYTILAPQMSPIHFELFERVFQDAGYRLKILESTGPQETEEGLRYVNNDACYPAIVTIGQILSALKSGDYDPDRTAVIMSQTGGGCRATNYISLLRKALKDAGLGQIPVISLNASGMENQPGFRISLKLANRLIAAACYGDLMMRLLHRFRPYEAVPGSAEALFRQGMERCKSSLSTFSFREYKRLTREIVGEFSRLPVIQAEKPKVGIVGEILIKFHPDANNRIIDMIEAEGGEAVMPDFLDFIFYCVYNPIYKAEQFGKSKRLGYINPMLISYLEIYRKPVKVALEQAGLSKGRENIYGLAEKAGRLVSVGNQMGEGWFLTAEMMDLLDNGVNNIACIQPFACLPNHITGRGMIKGLKDLYPGANIVAIDYDAGVSVVNQANRIKLMMSIASGLTSGKQAAEELMPLSPALAGSVGCQG
- a CDS encoding DinB family protein codes for the protein MNQEQRNHWNGQHKKLSGIIMRPEAHTAAVTIFLALHSALYAPEDGGGEPVTYEDCLWDQLLEQTVRSYPVKTPGSRNSIAWHLWHSARIEDITMNLLVADSEQVLHSGQYTRRLGIPYVHSGNGMSGQDIAALSGAIDLEALAAYRHAVAKRTRSVIAALEPGQFTAKASAAQFSRVREEQAVLESEQWLLDYWAGKTTAGLVLMPATRHPFVHLNKAMRVKEKLQKQK